A part of Sandaracinaceae bacterium genomic DNA contains:
- a CDS encoding FliM/FliN family flagellar motor switch protein — translation MSEVSMESLGFGAKKAEEAPAAPEPEMSHDLDRILEIPLDIHVELGRRKMRIHELLELDVGSVLELGTPAGTPLSIYANKVLVAQGEAVIVGERYGVRITDIVPASERVRRLGGKEGF, via the coding sequence ATGAGCGAAGTCAGCATGGAATCCCTCGGCTTCGGCGCGAAGAAGGCCGAGGAAGCGCCCGCGGCCCCCGAGCCCGAGATGTCGCATGACCTCGACCGGATCCTGGAGATCCCCCTCGACATCCACGTCGAGCTCGGCCGCCGCAAGATGCGCATCCACGAGCTGCTCGAGCTGGACGTCGGCTCGGTGCTCGAGCTCGGCACGCCCGCTGGCACCCCGCTGAGCATCTACGCCAACAAGGTCCTCGTCGCCCAGGGCGAGGCCGTCATCGTCGGCGAGCGCTACGGCGTCCGCATCACCGACATCGTCCCTGCCAGCGAGCGCGTGCGCCGCCTCGGCGGGAAGGAGGGCTTCTGA
- a CDS encoding flagellar biosynthetic protein FliO: protein MKQVNTLLALALLATPSLASANTITDARGDLGEDAYEVRVQAEADLGQPRVRTSPGFVRVWFPGMNSVSIDRDGDGSAIRFVRIRPGYEDTAVTIIRLGDMRRVDPDEVRITREGAVARIRIPRAALPEIAPPAPAPVAETATVEETTDDAAEAAEEPPAEAAVATETETETEEAAAPPLALTRQSDAQPLPVGDGPSTTVILLVLTLLLGGGYFALRAVQKKIGKAGPRRDIEVIAQKRIGGKHQLLVVRALGEDHLLAVHAGRTEKIASMPAPSAGETGDGESEENDLLPFLRLGAGEETDAQTLHRAVTRKAAARKNVEERPRFGAELMKLVGDRGRSDSVSLSGGVAAPSEAVAGLLRLREKLGR, encoded by the coding sequence ATGAAGCAGGTCAACACGCTCCTCGCGCTCGCGCTGCTCGCCACCCCGAGCCTCGCCTCCGCGAACACCATCACCGACGCCCGCGGCGACCTCGGCGAAGACGCCTACGAGGTCCGCGTCCAGGCCGAGGCCGACCTCGGTCAGCCCCGCGTCCGCACCTCGCCCGGCTTCGTCCGGGTCTGGTTCCCGGGCATGAACAGCGTCAGCATCGACCGCGACGGCGACGGCTCGGCCATCCGCTTCGTCCGCATCCGCCCCGGCTACGAGGACACGGCGGTGACCATCATCCGCCTCGGCGACATGCGCCGCGTGGATCCCGACGAGGTGCGCATCACCCGCGAAGGCGCCGTGGCGCGCATCCGCATCCCGCGCGCCGCGCTCCCGGAGATCGCGCCCCCCGCGCCGGCCCCCGTCGCGGAGACGGCCACCGTCGAAGAGACGACCGACGACGCGGCGGAGGCGGCCGAGGAGCCGCCCGCCGAGGCCGCGGTCGCCACCGAGACCGAGACCGAGACGGAGGAGGCCGCCGCGCCCCCGCTCGCGCTCACCCGACAGAGCGACGCGCAGCCGCTCCCGGTCGGCGACGGCCCGAGCACCACCGTCATCCTGCTCGTCCTCACGCTCCTGCTCGGCGGCGGCTACTTCGCCCTCCGCGCGGTGCAAAAGAAGATCGGCAAAGCCGGCCCGCGACGCGACATCGAGGTCATCGCCCAGAAGCGCATCGGCGGCAAGCACCAGCTGCTGGTCGTGCGCGCCCTCGGCGAGGACCACCTGCTCGCGGTCCACGCCGGCCGCACCGAGAAGATCGCCTCCATGCCCGCGCCCTCCGCGGGCGAGACCGGCGACGGCGAGAGCGAAGAGAACGACCTGCTCCCCTTCCTGCGCCTCGGCGCGGGGGAGGAGACGGACGCGCAGACCCTGCACCGCGCCGTCACCCGCAAGGCCGCCGCCCGCAAGAACGTCGAGGAGCGCCCGCGCTTCGGCGCGGAGCTGATGAAGCTCGTCGGCGACCGCGGTCGCTCGGACAGCGTGAGCCTCAGCGGCGGCGTCGCCGCGCCCAGCGAGGCGGTGGCCGGCCTACTGCGCCTCCGCGAGAAGCTCGGTCGCTGA
- a CDS encoding FliM/FliN family flagellar motor switch protein, whose amino-acid sequence MEEPLLSDEETNALLDAMREEETRGEVEAKKTDLGSPEGPMRDALGRADAAAIQLGRAARTQLLKQTARGMDVELLPAEIVPRDVLASSIDPNALMFTLRSRGEQLGVVALDSNLGRAVLERCMGAPETNGEGAAPTGKLSELDRRILKPFPAAVVAALGETFLRGRPLELDAHDDADDGGVRFEPMLRLGLRFSSGGQRAGELLLALTAAAVTSACPKQQAAREALQKKKAAAPRARDLIVEKLSAAEVDIVAVLGRAPSSVRDLLALRTGDVLRLHGAPGDPVALCIDDVLLGHGNPVVHKGDLAIEVTSREQKGRQES is encoded by the coding sequence CTCGGCTCCCCGGAAGGTCCGATGCGCGACGCGCTCGGGCGGGCGGACGCGGCGGCCATCCAGCTCGGTCGCGCGGCGCGCACCCAGCTGCTCAAGCAGACCGCGCGCGGCATGGACGTCGAGCTCCTGCCGGCCGAGATCGTGCCCCGTGACGTGCTCGCGTCGTCCATCGACCCGAACGCGCTGATGTTCACGCTCCGCTCCCGCGGCGAGCAGCTCGGGGTGGTCGCGCTCGACTCCAACCTCGGCCGCGCCGTCCTCGAGCGCTGCATGGGCGCGCCCGAGACGAACGGAGAGGGCGCGGCGCCGACGGGCAAGCTGAGCGAGCTCGACCGCCGCATCCTCAAGCCGTTCCCCGCCGCGGTGGTCGCGGCGCTCGGCGAGACCTTCCTGCGCGGCCGGCCCCTCGAGCTCGACGCGCACGATGACGCGGACGACGGCGGCGTGCGCTTCGAGCCGATGCTCCGCCTCGGGCTGCGCTTCTCGAGCGGCGGCCAGCGCGCGGGCGAGCTGCTGCTCGCGCTGACCGCGGCCGCGGTCACGAGCGCCTGCCCGAAGCAGCAGGCGGCGCGCGAGGCGCTGCAGAAGAAGAAGGCCGCGGCCCCCCGCGCCCGCGACCTCATCGTCGAGAAGCTCAGCGCCGCGGAGGTCGACATCGTCGCCGTCCTCGGCCGCGCCCCGTCGAGCGTGCGCGACCTGCTCGCGCTCCGCACCGGCGACGTCTTGCGCCTCCACGGCGCCCCCGGGGACCCCGTCGCGCTCTGCATCGACGACGTGCTCCTCGGACATGGAAACCCGGTCGTCCACAAGGGCGACCTCGCGATCGAAGTCACCTCCAGAGAACAAAAGGGACGGCAAGAGTCATGA